The DNA segment CCTTCGGCCGCGCGAAGGGCATGCCGTTGCCCGGTGCCCGACACCAGCCATGCCCACATGCTGCGCAGCTGCCCGCCACGCGGGCATGACCCGCCGCGCACCGCCTTCCGACAGCACACGACGCCTCCGCCCTCCTGCCAGCCCCCCGCCACGGCGGCGCACCCGCCTGTACGCTCCGCAGTACTTGTCCCCTCGCCGTACCCCCTTGTACCTTGACGCGCCACGCGCCTTTCGCGCAAAGTCTCGTCCACGGAAATGCGGGCAACGCCGGACAACACCGGACAACGCCGGTCAGCGCCGGACAACTCAGTCAGTGCCGGACAGGCCCGCCATGCAGGTGCGGGCAACGGCTCGCCCCGTGCGCGCGGATGCACCCCGGCGCACCCCGCCCCCACACGAGCACAACCCCCAGGAGACAGGGACATGGCGGAACATACTTCGGAAAAACTTGACGTGCAGCCCTACTTCGACGTGGAGTTGCTGATGAACACCAGCCAGGAGACGCGCATCGGCGGCGAAGTGATGGACCGCCTGATGCTGCGCTGGGAAGCCTGGATGGACAAACTGCACGCCCTGCGCATCGATACCGGCAAGATCCAGTACCTTGTGGTGTGGCTGGACGCCGACGTGGAAGAAGAGGTGGACGCCGCGTGGGAGTCATCCCCCTCCGACGCGTTCATCATCAATTCGCTGGCCCAGACCATGGTCATGAGCGCGGTCCACATGCTGCTCCCCGAGGTGGAGGACGTGGGCTGCGCCCCGGCCCCCAAACCCACCGACAAACTGCGCGCCGCACTGGTTGCCGAAGGCCTGCCCTACAGCGGTGACGGCCCCACCCTTTCGCGCCGCTACGCCGTGGTCACCCACTTCCCGTTCAAGGGCGGCTGCGAAATCTGCACCCTGCTCAAGGACTGTCCCAAGGGTTCGGGCGCGGCGGGTGCACCGTCGTCCATCGTGCTGCCGGGGTACGAGCCGGACAAGAATTAGCATCGTCCGCCAGCGGGTTCGGCCCGCCCCGCCCCCCGGGCACCAGGCCGGGTACGGGCCAGGTACGGGCCGGGACACGGAACACACGGGCCATGGCGCAGCGACGCGCCATGGCCCTTTCCGTGGCGCCCGGCGTGCCTTTACTTCACCCGGCGTCTACCCTAGAATGCGCGCCCAAGGAACCGGACAGGATGAACGGCCCGGAGGCGGACATGTCCACGGATTTCGCCACGCAGCTTCCCGGCCTGCGCCGCATGAGTCCCGGATTGCTCAGAGCCATGTCCGAACCGCTCGACCCGTGGCGCGACCCACCCTACCTGACCCCGACGTCCCCCACCCTGCTGGACAAGACCCAAACCGTCGTCAAAGACATGGAGGCGGATGCGGCCGTTGAACGCCAGCGCCTGCAACGCGCGGGCTACAGCCCCCCCAGGGGCGACACCCGCCGCCAGAGTCCGCTGGTGGTGCCCGAACGCCTTGCAGGCTCGCTGGTTTCGCTGATCGGCTGATCGGCTGACCTGCGGGGTCCCCGTTGCCGCCAGCCCGCCGAGCGCCGGAAACGGCCCCGCCCGGCATGTCCACCCCCGGCATACCCGCCACTGGCGTAACCGCCCAGGCATTCCGCCGGTCCCATACTTTCCCAAGGAGCGTCCATGAGTCAGGACCCGAAATACCCGACCCGAATCCGCTACGAATACGAGCACGATTCCGGCGTGCGGCTGGAATACGCCCACGGCGTGTGGGGCGGCATCAACCCGCAGGGCGAAATCGAAATGAGTTTCTACATAGAAACCGACAAGATGCCGCCATTCTCCGAGCGCCTTGTGGCGCCCGACGGCAGCTTCGGCCACGAGGTGGCCCCCTACGACGAAAACCTGAAGGTGATCACCCGCCACATCCGCTCCAAGGTGGTGCTGAACTACCACACCGCCCGCGCCGTTCTGGAATGGCTGGAGGAAAAGGTGGAAACCCTGGAGATGGAAGAGGAAGGCGGCATGATGTACGAGGGCGAAGGCGGCCTCGAACAGTAGCCGGCCCTGCCCGGCCCTGTCCTATCGGTGCGGCCCGAAGCCCCTCGGCGCGGTTGACGCGGCGGGGGGCTTTTCATGTGGCGCGGCGGGGGCAAGCGGGAAAGGGGAGCGGAAAAAGGCCACGGCGAGCAGGAAGGCGGGCAATGGAAGCCGGAGCCCAAAAGCCGCCGCCCGGCGGCTCTCGCCGCACTCGCCTACGGACGGCGCAGACGTGCCAGCAGCGGGCGCAGCCGCGACAGCACCGGCTCCGCCATATCCGGGGCGAAACGGCGCGCCAGCAGCAGGTACGTCCCGGCAAACACCGGACCACTGGCGGCCAGCGCCAGGAACGCCCCCCACAACTGGCCCGCCGGGCTGGCCGGTACCAGCAGCGGCGCGTACGCCAGCGCGGGCCAGGCAGGCAGCGCGGCGGCGGCGCACAGCGCCGCCGATTTCGCGCCGCACCCGATGAGGCCGGAAAGGCCGCCCCCGCCATGGCGCCTGCGCCAGACCAGGGCCAGCGCCACGGTATACACGGCCACCGCCGCCGTACCCGCCACGGCCACGCCCAGAGTGCCGCGCGTGCCCGCGTGGCCCGCCAGCACATACAGCGGCAGCGCAGCCAGGGTGGCAAGGGTGCCCACCACCGCCGGGGTCACCGTGTCCTGATGGGCATAGAAGGCCCGGCCCACCACCTGCTGCACGGCCCAGAAGGCCACGCCGCACAGCATCACCCGCAGCAGGGGCGCGGCGGCCAGGGTTTCTGCGGCGGCGAACCCGCCGCCCTGAAAGATCAGGCGCATGGTGGGTTCCGCCGCCAGCAGCATCCACATGGAAAGGGGGATGATCACCGCCAGGGCATTGCGCAGGGCCGTGGACAGGGTGGCGTCGAAGGCATCGCTCTCCCCTTTGGCGGCCAGCGCCGCCAGAAACGGATACGAAGCCACTCCGGCGGCCTGGGCCACCACCCCCACCGGCACCAGCATGATGCGCCGGGCATAGTTGAGCAGGCTCACCGCGCCCTCGCCGGTCATGGAACCGAAGATGCGCACGAACTGTTCGTCCAGCACCACCACCGACTGGCCGATCATCAGCGGCAGGGCCAGCAGGGCGAAACGGCGCACGCCGGGGTGGCGCAGCACCGGGCGCAGCCGCACCCCGCCGCCGCGCGCGGCGGCCAGCACCGGCAGGGCAAAGCTGCCCAGCCCGGCGCCCGCCAGCACGCCCCAGCAAAAGCCCTCCATGCCGCGTGCCGGGGCCAGCGCCCACGACAGCACGCCGCCGCCGATGATGCAGCCGTTGTACACCAGCGGCCCCATGGCGGGCACCGCGAACTGGCGGCGCATGTACAGAAGCGCGGTGACGCACGCCCCCGGCAGAAAGAACGCCTGCGCGGGCAGGATGATGCGCAGGAAACGCACCAGACGCGCCGTGGAC comes from the Nitratidesulfovibrio sp. genome and includes:
- the murJ gene encoding murein biosynthesis integral membrane protein MurJ translates to MKLFTRTHQMGAAALLMAASVFVSRFMGLLRDKVISYLFGATAEADIYFAAFVVPDFINYLLAGGYFSITLIPLLSERFERDPEDGWRFFAAAFWWITLAICLLTGVAWWFAPELARVAAPGFDAPSTARLVRFLRIILPAQAFFLPGACVTALLYMRRQFAVPAMGPLVYNGCIIGGGVLSWALAPARGMEGFCWGVLAGAGLGSFALPVLAAARGGGVRLRPVLRHPGVRRFALLALPLMIGQSVVVLDEQFVRIFGSMTGEGAVSLLNYARRIMLVPVGVVAQAAGVASYPFLAALAAKGESDAFDATLSTALRNALAVIIPLSMWMLLAAEPTMRLIFQGGGFAAAETLAAAPLLRVMLCGVAFWAVQQVVGRAFYAHQDTVTPAVVGTLATLAALPLYVLAGHAGTRGTLGVAVAGTAAVAVYTVALALVWRRRHGGGGLSGLIGCGAKSAALCAAAALPAWPALAYAPLLVPASPAGQLWGAFLALAASGPVFAGTYLLLARRFAPDMAEPVLSRLRPLLARLRRP